aatgaacttcaccgcatagcacgctcctagctaaccattatctcgaatgatatcgttatctgccctgatttgttgaaaacgggaggcgtacgccatttttgtgacacttatgctgttcataattgtcacaaaaaaggcgtacgcctcccgttttcaacaaatcagggcagataacgatatcattcgagataatgattggctaggagcgtgctatgcggtgaagttcatttttaagagtgtagcttacATTGCTTGTGGTTAGAGAAATGTGAAGAtaaaaaagaagatattttgTGATTTGGAAGTGTCAGAAGGagcgttgcttccctcttacgTGTCTCTGAAGTAGCGATAATGTGATAACTGAGCGATGTGTGTGAGGGCGTTGTATATGTTTTCTTATTGATATTTTACTGGTGAACTAAAGATGACATTTTTCACATCTATCACAACACGTTGTATACGCACTCGGAGCTTCTTGATCACACACAGCAGGGTGCGTTGTAAAAGCGCCTGATGTCACCTTTatgcaaataaatgtttcaacgAAAATTGCTTCAAATGTGCGCTGCACTACACTGACCCTATATACTCAACAAATGGAGTTGTGCTTGACTTTTACGGACAGCTGGTCTTGCGCTTCTACGAATTGCGCACATATTATGTCTGCATAGTATGTGcgcatgaccccccccccccccctccccaaagaaaaaaaaaaccgtggAGGCGTGGTCAGATCCTTCTGCCATGACGTCAGGAGAAGATGAGTTTTCATTTGTCAttgaaaattcgtctgctaggGATACGGCGCGCGCTGAGCGCCGCGCTTGTTCGTGTCACGCCACGATGTAATTTATTTTTGTAATTTGCAGCACATTTGACCCCTTTCCTTTTTAAGCTTCCATGCAATGAGATGGCCCCATGCCTTCAAACATTCTCCTCTCTAAACACCTGTTGCatgtcggtggtggtggtgagacgaaaaccggcttgccgttgttggaaACCCGGAACAGACGACGAATCTGCAAACAAACTGCGCGCGCGCGTCATTCATAATACCACGTGACTCTGTCGACTCCGCCTGCCACGGCCGCGCGCGCCTGCTTCTGTTCCGGAAAGCATCTCTCCACCTCCGGATGTCGAATACTCCGTCGTTCCGCCGTCGTCAAACCAGTCGAACAGTTACGGAGACCGCGTGAGCAACGCACGTGAGCTCGTGCCGCGTGCATGGCTCTGCCACTAGCGGCTTACACCGCGATCGAAGCTTCCGTTGCTTTGGTCGCCGTGCTCGGCAACTTCGCCGTCTTGTTCTGCTTCACGCGAGAGCGTCGTCTCCGGCGGCTGACCAACTATTACATCCTCAGCCTCGCCGCCACAGATCTTCTGGTCGGACTCTTTGGGATCCCCTTCGCGATCCTCACGAAAGCGGGTCTACCCCGTCATGCTCCTGTGTCATGTGTCGCCATGCTTTCGTTCCTCATTGTGCTGTGTACCGTGTCCATCCTGCACCTGGTTGCCGTGTCCCTGGACAGGTACTGGGCCATCCTGCATCCGATGACTTACAAGCGCTTGGCGTCGACGTCTATCGTGGTCCGCGTGATCGCGGCATGTTGGGTCTTGGGATGCGTCGTGGGTTTCATGCCCCTGTTTGGATGGAACAGTGTGGAAGCGGCCCCCGACGGGTACTGTTTGTTTTTGCCAGTCATGCGGTACGGGTTCCTCGTGTTCCTGTACTTCGCCACCATTGTGTATCCGGCGCTGCTGATCGCGTATTGCTACTGCAGGATCTACCGGGTTGTGCGGAAGCAGGTGAGATATCAGGATGCTGGCATAGCGCCAAAGTGACGGGGGCGTTCTAACATGAAAACAATTTATTCTAGTACTTTATAcacacgttaaaaaaaaaaaaaaaaaaaaactgcactcttaaaaatgaacttcaccgcatagcacgctcctagccaaccataatctcgaatgatatcgttatctgccctgatttgttgaaaacgggaggcgtacgccttttttgtgacacttatgctgttcataattgaacagaacagaacagaaaaggcgtacgcctcccgtttttaacaaatccgggcagctaacgatatcattcgagattatggttggctaggagcgtgctatgcggtgaagttcatttctaagagtgtgtaaCGAAGTGGAGTTTGTATACAGTTTTTCTGCGACGAATGCAAGTCCCTGGCTAACCATGAGCTTTGATTGTTAGGTAGTCGTGCTTAAAACCTTAGATCCTTCGTTTCGCGACATGATCCTAAAGGTTATCCTCATCACAAGTTCTAGGACATGAtgtttttgcgatttttttgcTAACTTATTGTCAATGCTAAAAAAAGGTTTCGGCATGAAGTGCTGACGAACATAGCAATCGCTACCCTAACATCTTTTCCCAATGTCTCACATGCATGCGCGTATACGATGCTAAGCAGACATCCGTTATAAACAGGCCAAAGAGCCAGGGGCGGTAGCATCAATGAGGACCTCTTATAGACGTATAAGTCTCCCAAGGCAAAATAATTGCCGTAATTAACTGTAATTAGTTCCCTGGCAGAGGAGATAGGATCGCTTATGTCGTCACCATTGACGTCGGTAGCCTCAGTTGTTTCTTATTTCCTGTAGTTCCCGAGTGAAAGAGCCGACTGGGCCCTTGGCGAGAGTAAAAACTGGCATTGAGTAATGATAATTTAGATTTAAAAACTCGTCTTTGCGGAGAAACCAGATTGTTGCAAAAGAAAGTCTATAGAAATGTGTAACGGATAAAGAAAGGTTTCCAATCCAGCTCAATAAGGAGCCAGGCGTTTACAAAACTGTTACAGAAGCAATAGAATGGCGGCTAAACGCATGGTACTAGTGTTGGAATCCGGGATATCCCGGAATCCCGGCTGTGTTTCACGTCCCGAAAACCCGGGGTTTTCTCGAAacagtcccgggatttcgggacttGAGTACACTcatatgaacttcaccacatagcacgatcctagccaaccatcatcccgaatgacgacgttctcgcccctgatttgttgaaaacgggaggcggaggcTATTTTGTGCtaattatgcacggcacagaataggctccgcctcccgtttccaacaaatcaggggcgagaacgttgtcattcgggatgatggttgggtagcatcgtgctatgtggtgaagttcatttttaagagtgtagaatacTGCaaacctacactgttaaaacagaacttcaccacatagcacgctcctagccaaccaccataccgaattatatcattctgtgtcatgattcgttcaaaacaggaggAGGGGCCtgtctgggacaagcataatgtgtcctagataggcgcctcctcccattttcagcaaataaagacccagaatgatatcattcggaatgacggttggctaggagcgtgctatgtggcgaagttctgtttaaaCAGTGTACTGTGGTGCAGTCGCGATTCAGAACGGTGGAACAATAACAGGGGCGGGCACGTGAACAACAGCACAAAGAAGAACAATCGCTGGGATCGGAGGTGTAGGTTTATAGTTTCTACGAGGCCATTTGTCCAGCGTATTGTTTTACGCCTTGTCTGTCAAAGATAGATTGCATTTTTATAGTTAAGGAGGCATATAGCAAGTTACTgaaaatacactcttaaaaatgaacttcaccacatagcacgctcttatccaaccatcatctcaaatgatatcgttatctgctctgatttgttgaaaacgggaggcgtacgccttttctgtgacaattatgaagagcataagtgtcacaaaaaaggcgtacgcctcccgttttcaacaaatcagggcagataacgatatcattcgagatgatggttggctaggagcgtgctatgtggtgaagtttatatgtaagagtgtagccaaccatcatcccgaatgacaacgttctcgccctagttttgctgaaaacgggaggcggagcctattttgtgctcattatgcacggcacggaataggctccgcctcccgtcttcaacaaaccaggggcgagaacgttgtcattcgagatgatggttggctaggagcgtgctatgtggtgaagttcatttttaagagtgcagctatTGGGCCTTCCACGAAGGTTCTTCACAAACGTCTCCTTGAACAAGAACGTGAACCATCCGGAGTTCCGAACGCCAGTTGTTCTTCAACATAAACTAGTCGGACATTCTCTTCTTGATGCTTACCAGGTTCTGATACGtgagtcaataattatcctCGTTATTTGAGGTGAACGTAAGAAAAAGCCAGTTTATCGAtaattatatatgtatattaaaAAAGAATTGAAATCATTAAGTTATGAGGAACACTTTGATTGGAATGATTGAAATGATTACACAAAACGCACCCAGGAATAACCAGAGTACTCTACTCAAAGGCTGCGCATGGGTGCTGCCTCGGCTTTATCGTCCGGAataatcccgaaatcccggtcTGCAAAAATAGGTCCGGGGTTCCCGATACTGTAATGCACAACTTGCTGCAGCCAAaaacgaaaatattttacggATGAggtttcactgctcctttaatccGACCCCCCCGCCCATGAACCTTTTCTACGCTTATGCAGTCATGCGGCTAcaccttttttaaaaaaaaatagcatctTCTTTCGCCTGTGCATGTTGTTCTTGTTAAGACGGTTGTGACAAAGTGTCGTGAGAGGTGTATATATCTCCCATTCGAGAAGTCCATCTATTCATTATATATTAGTATTTTGACCAAACGTCTCTATTATCGGGTGCCCCTGATGTTCAGTCAACCAATGTGAAGTGGAGCGCAAACTACTACACAGTGGGTAGAGAGCGGAACCCTTTTGACACAGAGACCTAATTATATTCCTTATCGTTCGTTCTTTGTTTGTTTACCGTCCGTTTTTCGAACCCTAGTGAATATGCTGGATACGCGCAACCTATGCTTGATTCTGCAGTCGAGCGAAATGTTGTTATAACACTCAAATGCTACACAAATGTCTAGTTACATTAGTTTAGAAAGACAGCAAAAATGTGGAGCTGTTTGTTCCGAGCCCTGCTAGTCCAATACTGCAggctagagagagagagagagagagagagaaacatctTGAAAGTAAACCATGCAAAATTCCCAGTCCAGTCCGGATGCCAAATGTCTTAAATGTGTCTTATATGCTtcgctgtacactcttaaaaatgaacttcacctcatagcacgctcctagccaaccattatctcgaatgacatcgttatctgccctaatttgttgaaaatggggggcgtacgccatttctgtgacacttatgctgttcataattgtcacagaaaaggcgtacgccccgtgttttcaacaaatcagggcagataacgatatcattcgagatgatggttggctaagagcgtgctatgaggtgaagttcatttttaagagtgtacgcattGTACCACacatcatacactcttaaaaatgaacttcatcacatatcacgctcctagccaaccatagtctttagtgatatcgttatctgccctgatttgttgaaaacggaaggcgtacgctttttttttgtgacaattatgaacagcataagtgtcacagaaaaggtgtacgcctcccgttttcaacaaatcagggcagatataacgatatcatttgagatgatggttggctaggagtctgctatgcggtgaagttcatttttaagggtgtagggTATACTGAGTAAAATATAATTATTCCTCTATACGTGTCGTATATAGTCTGCGAGATAGAAATCGTTGGAGAAAGTTTCACttcaagctctgacgtcagaggaacCAGGTCCTCGGCGGATGATAAACACaaactctctctctttttttaaaaaatataaacaGCATTCTGCGTGCAGGATGTTCCGCGAACTCTTTCCATTATTGGTAAGGGGCTTACATTATTAATGGCTCGGGGAACCCCCCATTGTTACTGGTACCATTTATACGTAGAAATAACGTCTCGGGGGAACTGAAATGCACGCATGCATCGTTAACGAGACACATCCACATTCACGGGGAAATTGTTATGCAGCGTATGCATGGCTGCTCCCGAGCGCCATGTGCAGCATATGTGTTTTAGCGTTTCTATGACGCCGCATACACGTTGAGGCCTTCACGCATTAGCCTCACGGGTATATAGCCAGCTAACATAGGCGCATTACGTCGTGCATTTAAAGTATACAGCGAAGCGACTGCAGCTGTGGCTcgtgtacagacgtgggcagatgcagcaaggacagcaggaaggagtgggttaatacgcgtcgtgggccgacttcgaggGTGGATTATGCAAGCATTCTTCCGGAAACCCTAAGCAAAAATGACGACTCAATAACGGCTATCCAGTGCGCCATTTTGTTCTGCATGGAGACCTTTCGTCACTtatactgtgtattcacacgagtgatGTTTCCCcggaagcggaagatgcgaaaaacgtcatagctttctgctgtcacgtgagcgcgagcgttcaacgtcgtgtcttcacgtacactgctaaccatatatggggaatatcctgcgccacagtcacaagatattccgtagcagacgacaggaaaagacgctgacggcgtggtctgctaagtgtcgtctgctaaatgcgcaataTACGCCACTCCCggtgaatgctcaacacaacacgggacggaacttcgtctctgtaaaCAGTATTTTCGCTctttcttccgctagaatattccgtgactATGTCGCTCGTCTGAATACACGAATAAGAACATACACTGTATGTGCAGTCAAAGGGCTTCggcttacttttttttcttaagaAAAATGTCAGACGGCTCAAGTGTCAATCTGCCTGTCAAAAGCACTCGGCCATTTCTGCATGTCAAACGCAAGATCTCCATGCGTGACGTCAGCAGACCTGCGTAGTAACAGGATTGCGTGACGTGCAGTTGTGAGCTCTCACTGGCCACTGAAAATTCGTTCGTTAGATACTGTTACGTCACTTCGGCCGTGctgagccaacaccacctagctaaagaaagcctgcttactcgtcgacgtgacgtaacaactaagagtcagccaattaggatcgtgttttcgacggtggtagccaatcacgaacgtgcattcagcggtcgtggccatgaagacgaaccaccgtcgtctgcgagtagtacTTAGAAATAAATCGCAAAatggtcccatatctttctcaaaactgattttctggaaagcgtcttgcacttctTGTCTACATATTCAGGTgtgcaggttccaagttagccgcaatcatttgcgagttcttgaattcgcagaacggcgaatcgcggtagcagacgTCATGacaacttcagaaaatcccagagtgcttagcgccgctttgaactatgggcaGTTACTtacaacaaaggaggagaaggtctccaaactgtttcggtttcgcctcTCTCGGCGAGCTGTCACgaggtgtcaaggtcagcgaaaacgaaacgcgAGGGAGTTCTCCCTTGTTCATtacagtaatctcccaggatgcaatgcgtgcgcaaggagcactgggatttcctgaaatcgtctattctgactttatataatcacgtagcgaaggagagagaggaggcaataagcaggacTTCTGTATCGATGGCGTTGGCCGAGCTACGTCGCGGGTCACATGATGGACCACCCTCGTTCTCTTACGCGCTCTTCGAAGGAGTGGAGGGTTTGTAGAAGGTGTGTGGATCAGATGCCTCTCTCGCGCGCTACAAGTCTGCTTCGCTCGTCGTTCCTACAGTCACTATATCTATATGACTGTAGTCGTATATGTCACATGTCGTGTcacttatttagtgactgtaGTTGTTCCTTTGCTAGAGCTCACCGTATTTGCTGCGCAATACGCCGCGGCCAAAAACGACAATTTATGGAATattatttcgctgctcttttaaACCCACGCATTTCTAAAAGCCATAACTAGATGACATCCTTGAAACTGTCCCGACCTGGTAACCCAGTCATACGTATACGTAATTAATTTAAGCAACCACAAAAAAGCTCGTTTAGCTTTTGTTTTCGCTCGCCAGGGGGGCGGTGGAGGAACCCATGTAGGTCACAGCACGGACGCAACAAGCCTCGCTCAGCGTCAATATTAACGGgccattttgttcctttttttttttttgtttcttccgcTGAAGGGCGCTGAGCTCGTACCGGGGCTTTAACCGGGGCTTTAACCAGGGGCGTCGTCTGGCTGTACCGGAAATTTGTTTCGCGGTTCTCGTCATCATAACTTCCGGCTGTTCAATCTAAATAATATACCGCGAGTGTTTAACGCTTCCCACGCGGCCGGTGCTATACAGCTTGGAGGAAACCGGACGGATGTGCTAGGCTATGCCATTttgaacactcttaaaaatgaacttcaccgcatagcacgctcctagccaaccatcatctcgaatgatatcgttatctggcctgatttgttgaaaattgaaggcgcacgcctttttttgtgacacttatgctgttcataattgtcacaaaaaaaggcgtacgcctccggatttcaagaaatcagggcagaaaacGATATCGTTTGAGAttagggttggctaggagcgtgccatgcggtgaagttcatttttaagagtgcacaataAGTGAGCGTTctcatatacactcttaaaaatgaacttcacggcatagcacgctcctagccaaccattatctcgaatgatatcgctatctgccctgatttgttgaaaacgggaggcgtacgccttttctgtgacaattatgaacagcataagtgtcacagaaaaggcgtacgcctcccgttttcaacaaatcagggcagatagcgatatcattcgagataatggttggctaggagcgtgctatgccgtgaagttcatttctaagagtgtagagcaagCGTGAACGTACAGATTCTGCATGGCTAAACGGAAGCACGACCCCGTCTGGAAGCCTTCTGTGTGATGGCACTTCTTTTATGATGCATAATGCGCTCCTTTTATGGATGTGATGTGCATAAAATCCAGCAGCGCTTATTTCGGTGGAAGCATTAATAAACGATTTGCACTTTCCAAATCTACGCTTTGTGTGCGGGTCATTCTTTGTGGGTGCTCAAACAATACGTCGGGAAGCGAGTGTAATAATATACCGAGGGGTGCTGTGTTGCGAGGGGCTTTTGTCCTATTATGCTCGTCTGTCCACATCTTCTAACGCAATGCTCTAGTGAGGCACTACGTACAGCTGAAACGCATTTTTTTCGACATTCAATATTAAGCTATAAGAACAGAAAGCACCGTGTGGAGGGAGGTGCTGAATGACGATTTCTCTGGGTATTCCGACTGATTTTTCCAGACGGAACAATGTTTTTTTCCTCAATACTCCCGAGTGTATACTACTGATGATACTATGATGCAAGAGACTATCGAAGTGTCTGTCTCGGAATGGGAAGTAATCAATGAAAGAAGGACACAAAGAGGTGGAGGGTCTGCTTGGCTAAGGACCGAAGACGGAGGAAGCCTACCCTATATATAGCTTAGTCACCTCACTACAATTCGATCTGCAGGTGGGACAAGGAGCTCCCGAGGACATGCCTTGAAGGGCTTGTAAGGACGTCTCAGTCAGCGGGGTGAACAGAAGATGTCAAATTTCGTGGATATCTCAACGCTACTCCCTGTCGTGTATGATACCCAACgactgtaaaaaaaagaaaaaagaaaaggatctGCGCAGGACAGCCATATAGCCTTGAACTCAAAATTCATGTGCAATTCATGTGCGAATTCATGCGCAAAATTCATGTGCGAAACAGACGAGCACCCCATAGAGAAGAAAGGACACCCGCATGCTCTGCACTGTCGCCTTTCACACGAAGGACAACTTCGGCCGTTAGCTAACGCAAggaaccccaacaacaccgaacatcctctggatgtacgcaTAATGTCCTGACGAATACGTACGTCCTAtggatatccctcagatatccGTAGGACGTACGATCCCGTTAGGACATTATACGTACAACCAGAGGACATTTGGTGTTGTTATTGGGGAATGCTGCCATCGCTATGGTAACCTGCATGTTACCACGAGTAGGCAACCCATCGCGGTGTCAGCGATAGGATCGAGCTATTCGCTGACGCGGCTGTAAGTTTTCCAGGATCGATTTGTCTTCGCGTCCTTCGCTGACCCGACGAGCTTTTTTTCGCACCTTTGGCGTTCCCCCTAAGCGTTATTCGACCCCCTCGGTAATTATCCGCAGCTCAAAAGGAGGAGGAATTGTTGATGATGTTGTTGTGGAGATCACGTTCCAGTCCCCGTGCCAAAAACAGGATACGCGAGTATAACAAATGGAAGAAAGAAAGTTGAGTCACATGGTGCTGCTAAGCAATCTGGAATAGTAGAGGGCCCTTGGGCAATAGAGCTGACATCTCCGTCTTTCTTTTCTATCCGAAACACAAAAAGATGACTGAATGCGAATAacggggggtggggtgggggacATTAATTAATACCAGAGTACAATATGAGGGGGGAAGATCAGCGATTATGTACGTATACTAGCAGCAATGGGGGGTACGTGGCTGAATGTGCGCTAAAGTGCGGTATAAAACGTGGATAATCGAATTATCCATGAATTCGTTCAAAATACAAACAGACAAATATCAGACATTACGAATTATCATGATTGTCCTAAAGCCTGTTGTCTATGCTACAAAAAGACGTACTGAAAAatacgacccccccccccctcaaattAGGAATACGATTAGACACGTTATTTTTTTCCCGGAATCGTTAAATAAACTCACACACAAACGAGTAAACGATGCGCACAAACTCTgccgtgatttgctgaaaacgggaggcgtacgccttttctgtgacactcatgctgttcgtaattggcacagaaaaggcgtacgcctcccgttttcaacaaatcagggcagataacgatatcattcgaagtgatggttggctacgagcgtgctatgcggtgaagttcatttttaagagcgcattgccacgaatgatagggttatcgcttctgattcggagttatgggcgtacgcctttttgtggcaatttggatatatgaaattgtcacaaaaaggcgtacgcccccctctgtcttccaatcaccagcgataacactatcactCGTGACAAcggttggcgcgcagcgtgctatgcggcgaagttctgtttgtaGAGTGTACACCAAGCCACTGACCAGTACATAATATTTGCACCTCACTCTCTTCTTATACCTCAGCACATATATTGGATCGTCAACCCTTCCTCTAATATCGTTTCCCCAGCTACCAGCGCGTGGCGCCGTCGTTAATTTCTCGGCCCAACGATCCGAGAATCCGCGGCGTTTCCGTTTCTCGTTTCACGCGGACGTGCAAGACAGCTGGACATCGTCAACAGACGTGGACGTGCTGACCAATTGATTGCAGACCGGGCGCCACCCGAACGGGAGCCTAATACCAGCGAATGCGATCGCGTGAATTTCGTGACGTGGAAGGGATTTGCGGCGGATTTACGCGAAGAATGATGATCTGCCCCGTGTTTCGGTCTCCACTTCCTAATGGACAGCGACGGAAATGGACGTCGTTCGAATGAAGTCCACCAGATGTCACTTTGATATGCAGTCTGACACGTTGTTTGCGACGAGATGAGGAAGATACAGAAGTATGTATCATTCCAGGAGTGGTACATACAGCCTTTGTTTTTATGGACACGTATTTCTATTTTATTCGTATAATTATTCATTATTTATAAATATTTATATATAATTATTCATTCGTATTATACATTCATGATAGCTGCATACGTTTCGTTTTCGCgggtgggttatacggccaggcggacatcttgTATACacgcaactactggacgactaattagctcaaattaattaattacctTATGAATTaaatgttttctgggaaatagGAGATAGCGGTATTGCAGCCAGCCATatattattcaaatccatcgtcctttTTAAACATTCTGAGAAGCGAACGTATCCCGATATATTAAATTTCCGAATCTtattatgcaaatgagccgaaaccagaactacgcacttctctaGCGCATTTAATTAGTTTTTCGATTAGGTTTTAGTGTCGTTTTAGAATCGTTTTTACTTTTTTGATTCGTTTTTAATTAgacgtccagtagttgcatacgctgcCCTACGGGATGTTCACCTGGCCTTGTCACCCACTTGCGAAAACGAAATTTATGCAACACtaatacatttttttaaaataaaaaatatgtgtcgaaaaaaaaattgcactcCATCGAGAGAATCCATGGAGAGGATGTATTGAATgaatgtttttctttatttggtggTAGCACCgggaagcaactgttgctataaGCACCGTACGGACGGACGCGTGGATATGGATGAAGATAAGATATGCACGAAGGAATGGGAGAAAGGGGGTTggtatgcgtccagggccgactttaGGGGAAGCTGTGCAGACACCTGCCTAGacagtgcgaaaaaaaaaaaaaacacagggaAAAGCTCAGACAACGCAGATGGCGgtaggacacgaacccactacctcccagtatCTAGCACGACATTggagttagaaaaaaaaaaattacgctCACTTGAACAATAAATTCTATCGTGAATGCGTCAAGAAAGACAGCAAAGCAACACACAAGAAGCAAAAGGGTTACAAGCACATTGGGCGGTACAAGGACAAAAATCAAGATGGTAGCGGCCGCTATCTATTTTTTCCGTCAATGACTGGATAAGGCGACGGTCTCCTCTTTTTGGTAAacttttcaacaacaacaacaacaaattaaaGTTCGGACTACTTTGAGATTTATACGACGCCCGCATAATTTATATGCTCTCATTAGTATATGACGAGCATAATTAATGTTGAAATTATCATAATTTATTCTTTTGAGCAGTATTTTTAGTTAATAATACGCGATTGTGTTGCTTGTATTCAAGGCGTATATTTATGCGCTCCGTAAGGTTGCTAAAATCTCCCCCCGAAGAAGCCCAAGTGTTTTGCTTTGCTGTCCCAACCGGACGgtaaaaaaaacacgaaaaaaaaaaacacacacagacaaaaactTCACCCGCGCAAATCCTCATTGTATACACTGAcgagaaaaacacacacacataacaaGGAGGCGTTCGGTGAAATAATTAGCGTGACACAACTGCGCGTCGAAAACAAGTTTCGGGTCCCCGGGTAGTAATCAAGCAGTCCCCCGCTGCTGTGCAAATTGAACTTGTACTCGCAAAACCCATATTCGCTGGGCACGGCCTTTGTGTACCAGGGCTCGCCTGTTATATATGCAGCGAATTTGTTCCACAAGGCATCCAGGCTTAATCGCCGGATGCGGCCCAGTAAGCCTAGATTGGAGTTTGaaaaagaaggggaaaaaaaaagaaaagaaaaatataacaAAGGGGGGACAGTCCTGACAATTTTGTTTACGGCGTGTTTGCAAAAATTATCCGCTACGAGAACATGCATGGTCATCACATTAaggaaatcaatcaatcagtttaTTTACTCCCGAAAATACGAGATAAGGAGAAAGGAATCGCCCTATATGTGAGAATAG
This sequence is a window from Ornithodoros turicata isolate Travis chromosome 10, ASM3712646v1, whole genome shotgun sequence. Protein-coding genes within it:
- the LOC135369897 gene encoding adenosine receptor A2a-like; its protein translation is MALPLAAYTAIEASVALVAVLGNFAVLFCFTRERRLRRLTNYYILSLAATDLLVGLFGIPFAILTKAGLPRHAPVSCVAMLSFLIVLCTVSILHLVAVSLDRYWAILHPMTYKRLASTSIVVRVIAACWVLGCVVGFMPLFGWNSVEAAPDGYCLFLPVMRYGFLVFLYFATIVYPALLIAYCYCRIYRVVRKQVRQISSFENAVRNNFADTSGEQHPLKNNSLTPMHVSSVFRPNSARSVVPMVSRREVRTAKILFSIVIFFMLCWFPLYTLNCVKAFCNGCDPPQWLFDCLVVLSHLNPALNPFLYAYQMSDFRAALKRSFGCGCLAPEERTLSHKLRPSPVSAVNRAAELAD